The following coding sequences are from one Hymenobacter sp. DG25A window:
- a CDS encoding deoxynucleoside kinase, whose protein sequence is MHIAIVGNIGAGKTTLANKLAHHFNWEVFLEDVDHNPYLKDFYDDMHHWAFHLQVYFLNSRFRQTQRIKELQKASKGVIQDRTIYEDAHIFAANLHESGLMPERDYHNYLGLFESMVSMVDPPDLLLYLKADLPKLISQIEKRNRDYENNIKIEYLKNLNEHYERWISNYHHGRLLVIDVNNLDYVNKQEDLGIIVDRINSTLFGLF, encoded by the coding sequence CCGGCAAAACCACGCTGGCCAACAAACTGGCGCACCATTTCAATTGGGAAGTTTTTCTGGAAGATGTGGACCATAATCCCTATCTGAAAGATTTTTACGACGATATGCACCACTGGGCGTTTCACCTGCAGGTGTATTTCCTCAATAGCCGCTTCCGCCAGACCCAGCGCATAAAAGAGCTTCAGAAGGCCAGCAAAGGCGTTATTCAGGACCGCACGATTTATGAGGATGCGCACATTTTTGCGGCCAACCTGCATGAGTCCGGGCTGATGCCTGAGCGCGACTACCACAACTACCTGGGCTTGTTTGAGTCGATGGTGAGCATGGTGGACCCGCCGGATCTGCTGCTCTACCTCAAGGCCGATCTGCCCAAGCTGATTTCGCAGATTGAAAAGCGCAACCGCGACTACGAGAACAACATCAAAATTGAGTACCTGAAAAACCTCAATGAGCATTACGAGCGGTGGATCAGCAACTACCACCACGGCCGCCTGCTCGTTATCGACGTCAACAACCTCGACTACGTGAATAAACAGGAAGACCTGGGCATCATCGTGGACCGCATCAACAGCACCCTATTCGGGCTGTTTTAG